CCAGGAGAACTCCACGATCAATCGATCCCGGAACGCATCGACCAGTGGCGCCTGGGCGGCCACCTGGGTGTAACCCCAACGACCCGTCGTCTCACTGAGTAACTCGCGAGCTGCGAGGTCAGAGCACAGTCCCCACACCGGAAAGACCAGTGAGACGGCGATGAGGCCTGGCACAACCACCGGCGGAGGTGTTGGCTGTCACCGTGTGGGCGGAGATTGCGGCACCGGTCGGATCGGGTCGTCGGTTGCGGTGTCGCCAGTGGGGCTGGCGAGAGCGCGTTCCAATGATGTGAATAGGTTGAGGACGGTTGGTGCTTCGAAGATGCGGTAACGCTGTTTTCCGATGTTTCGCTGTGTCAGGATTCCCGCGTCGACGAGGCGGTTGACGGCTGCTCCGGTGGCGACGTCGGAGCGGTTGACGAGCCCGGCGGCTGATTCCACAGTCAGGATGGGGACTCCAGGGAGAATGTGAATGAGCAAGTCCAAGGCAGATCCCTTGCGGACGGTGCCGCAGGACTCGGTGGATCTCCAACAGATCGGCAACTGAGAACCGCTCTGCGTGGATTGCCAGCTCGATGGCGGACTCCATGGCTGCGATGTTGCCGAGGACCTCGACGCCGACGCGATCGGCTGTCTCGCCACCCTGGGCGAGAGCGGACCGGTATCGTCGGTTCATGGACGATCCACTCACTGGGTATATCCGCGTCAAGGCCATCTGCGTATTCAGGAACGACGGGTGGTTGCTCGCTATCGACGACTTCGATCCAACCAAGCAGCAACGGTTCTGGGTACCTGTCGGTGGGAGAGTTGAGTTCGGTGAGACAAGCAACGGAGCGATCCGCCGGGAAGTGGCCGAGGAGCTGTCTGCGGAGATCACCGATCTGGGTCTGCTCGGTGTGCTCGAGAACCTGTTCATCTTCGACGGGGACGATGGTCACGAGATCGTGTTCGTGTACGACGCGCGGTTCGTGGATGAGTCCATCTACATCCGAGAACAAGTGACAGTTGTCGAGGGTGACAAGACGTTGATCGCCCGCTGGATCGATCCAGTCTCTCCTGCTCGTGGATGGCCTCTCTACCCCGAAGGCCTCGCTGAACTCCTCGGTAACACGCCAACATGATCTTGCGACACATTGCAGGGGTTGGGACTGAGCTGTGACCGCTGTCCTGCTCCTCGGTGACTCCATCCGGATGCACTACCAGCCGGTGGTCACAGAAGTGCTTGGACCTGTGGTGCCTGTCCGAGGTCCCGATGAGAACTGCGGATCCAGCCGCGTGTTGAGGGCGAGTCTCGGCCGTTGGGCCCTCGACGCCCTCGTTGAGTCGACCGTGGTGCATGTGAACGCGGGCCTACACGATCTTCGCAAGACCCCTGAGAATGGGTGGGATGTGGAGGTGCCCCTCGATGAGTATCGGAGCAACATGGCGGAGGTGTTGGACAGGCTCATCGAACACCCGCTCGTGGCTCACGTCGCTGTTGCGACCTCCACTCCTGTGGATGAGAGACGCCACAACGTGGCTCGACACTCGCACCGGTTCGCTGCCAACTTGGCTGCGTACAACGTTGTGCTTCTGGATCTAGCGGGAGAACGTGGGCTGATGCTCAACGATCTTTGGCGGGCAGCAACTACCTCCAGTGCTGGCCTGTTGTCGTCCGATGGGGTTCATCTCACTCCGGAGGGTTCGGTGATCATCGGAGTGGAGGTGGCCAATACATTGGAATTCCTCATGGGCGGTGCGACACAGGCCAGGTCCACCTGCGGAGCCTGATGGTCACGATGCTGTCGGTCTCCAAGAGAAGACCAAGCGCGTTTGCTTGGGAACCGCGTCCTACCTGAGCTGGCTGATGAAGGCACCAATCCGCTCCGTGACGATCTGGAGCGATTCGATTGATCTGGCGGGATCGCCTGAGTGTTGGAGTGCGTGGTCGGCCCGTCAATTGCGACAACTTTGATGTTCTGAAGCTCGGGGACGAACTCAGAGTCCCATGTGGGATCTCCAGTACCTCCCACAGCCAGAGTTGGAGCCGTGGATGTCTGCAGGGCTTGTCTCACGTCTTCGTTGTTGAGCAGTGGCGTCAACCACACACCGGGGAGGGAGCGTTCGACCGCTGTTGGCATAGCGAGGGACGAAATCGACATGGTGATCAGAAGTCGATTGGAAACGTTCCAACTTCGTTGAGCGCAGACTCGAGCCGTTCGGACACCCATTGGTGTCCATCGACGGAACGATCCCACCGGTCCCACACTTGGAGAACCGACCATCCGTCTGCCTGAAGTGTTTCTCTGGCGAACCACAGCAACGGAGCGGCCTGACCGTACCCGGCTCCCGGGGGCACGATCGCAACCCTGTCGGGATCACCGTCGAAGAAGATGCCTTCGCATATGCCAGGATCAACGGTCTTCTCAGCCTTGTCGATGGCCTGCTCTCTGACGTCGGCAATCGTCTGGTCGACGGATTCCCAGCCTCCTCGGTCGTGTGCAACCAGCTGGCGCGATGCGGGAGCGAATAGGTTGTAGCCGAGCGCTGTGACCGGTCGCCAGGTCTTGAGTGTGTGGGTTGCCCTACCCGCGCCTGCGTGAAGCGCAGCCTCACCGAACCACAACTCCCGGTCCAGCGCATCTGCCACCGTGGCGACTGCGTCGTGAGATCTCCCGACATGAGCAAGTAGGCAGACCCGCCGGAAGGTCGCGGTGGGCACATCGTCCTCGTCGAGATTTCCGATGTCTTCTTCGACGGCTCTGAGGGCACTCTCGTAGTCGCCCTCCCCATACAGAGCGAACATTCGATCACCCCACTGTGCGAAACTCGACACGACGTCAGCCTACCGAAATGCCATCCCACAGAGCCTGAGAATCGCCCGGCGACGTTCGATCGGCGTCTGTGGACCGCGATTTCCAGGTCGTCTGTCAGCTAACTTCTTGCTTGTCCCGCAGCCAAGCGGTGCATTGCCGACGGAGGACGGTCGCCTTCGAGGCGGTCAAGAATCTCCCTTGCACACTCGTCAGGGGTCAAGACAGACGTATCCATTTCCATGTCATAGATGCCCGGACGGTGGACCTCGGTCTGCCATCTGCGTACCGGTTCGGGGATCTCTCCGTAGTTCGACGTACCGAGGTAGGTATCGCCTCCGTCGGCGTCGCGTCGTTGCATGATGACATTGAGAGGACATCGAACACCGATGAGCCATGCCGGATAGCGGTCCAGGCGGCGTGCAGCCGATCGAAGCGTTCCAAGGGAGCGCGTGTACGAGTCGTGATGTCCGACGTCGACAACAACGTTCTCTCCCTGCTCGCTGAAAGCGGCAACCGAGTCATACAGATCGATGAACGCCTGCCGGACGAAGTCCTCCAAATCGGGGCGCTCTCCTCCGGGCCGCAGACCGATACCGGGCAGCTTCTCCGCAGGAGTTGTCGTCAGCACCGAGTCCACGCCGATGCTCTGCCAAGCGCCACCGGATATCGAGCACATCGTGTTTGCGATACTCGACTTCCCCGATCGGGGAGCGCCGTTGAGGATCACGATTCGACCGAGCTTCACCATGCAATCGGAAGCCTACCAATCTGCCCCATTCGGGCGTGCATCTGGATTGCCCGCTCTGTGACGCGCGTTTCAATGCGTGAAGCCGTGGAAGTGGACTGTCAAGTCCTCGATCGTATCGACAGACACATGGGCCTGGTCTGCTCGACGTTCTCGCTCGGCGGACGTGACGAGGCCATTCGTCGCATCGAAGGCGTTGTAGTGGACAACCAGCGCGAATCCAGCCTCCACGGCCCCGACCAACTCGTCCGACTGACCGTTGCCCACATACGCGGAACGCGCGGCGGGAACATCGAGACGATCGAGCACATACGCGTACGCTTCCCGCTTCGGCTTCTTCGCTCCAATGACGTGGGAGAAGCCGACAGTATCGAAGTATGGAGCAAGAGGCGAGGTCGGCCACGCCCGTACTTCCCTCTCGTGGCAGTTACTCAGGAGTCCGAGTTGCCATCCGCGTGCCTTGAGGTCGACAACGAGTGAGGACACCTCCGATCTCGGTTTCTCGATCGAACGGTCTTGGCACCGGCCCATGATGTCATCGGTTAGCAGCCGTTGTTGCGTGGTCAAGGGCAGGCCGAGGTCGCCTGCAAAGCGGTCTACGAGGTCCACCACGCGCACCCCCGTTGTTGTCCGTTCCAAGGACGTTGCGGCCCAGAACTCCGAGAACGCGTCGAGGTCGATCCCGATCTCGACGCTCAGGACCTCAAGCCGTGTGAACGCGGGCGGTCGGAAGTCTTCGGGATCGACAAGTGTGTGGAACAGATCAAAGACAACGGCTCTCGAAGAAGTCATGAGGCGCATTGTCGCATCGGAACCCTCTATCCGAGGCGATGGTCGGCGTGCTAGCTCAACGGAGTACAAGCACCTGCGGAAGCAACGCGGGAGTCAGCCTCATGCGCATGTGAACGCGAGTGTCCCAGTCGAGTCCAGCTTCGCTCTGCTCGCGGGCGATTGCCACCATGTCGGCGGTCCACTGTCGTGGGGGTACGACTTCGAAGCCGATCCGTTCATACCACGGTTGATTCCATTCGACATCGGCTTGAGTGCTGAGCAGGATTGATCGCTCGCCGCCGCGTAGGGCATCTGCGATGACGGCATCCACAAGCGAGGTGCCGACGCCGCGGCACTGCGATGGTGGCGAAACGGCCAACTGTCCGATGCAGAGTTCGCCGTCCGAACGTGTAAGGAATATCCAGCCCACTACCTGTCCGCCGATCTCAGCGACGAGTACCCGTCCCGGCGTGAATCGCCTGTTCGGCCGCCGTATCGGGAATCGCGCCCAAGGACAGGAATCGGGGTGGCCAACAGCTTCAAACTGCTGTTGAGTCACCAGATCGTCTTCTCGGCATCTGGCAACGTCGGCCGATCTTCCGACGCGAACACTCAATGATACGGGCATGCGCGTCAATCTATACCATCCGTTGCAGGTCACCTGGTGCGCATAGAACAAATGCCTGGTGCATCCGGCGAAGACCATCCGAGGCAACAGAATCGTGTTCTCCTCGACGACTACGGACTGGTCCGCAACGCGGCGCGTCGCACCAGAGGAATTGTGCTGCCTCTCCACACTGAGGTCGATCTCCGGGTCCGCGTCGGTTACACTGTGGTTGCGTCAGGAGAAGCGTGGAACTCACCAACCTGCTGTGGTTGGAAGAGCGGCTATGGCGGAGATCTTGCGTGTCCCGGGCGCCACCGGCCGGTGGCCGGCCACGGCAGTCAACAGCATCTGGCCTAGCCTGTGGCCATGGAAACGACCAGGTCGAAGTTCACCGGTAGTGACCAGGAGTATC
The nucleotide sequence above comes from Gammaproteobacteria bacterium. Encoded proteins:
- a CDS encoding chloramphenicol phosphotransferase, which codes for MVKLGRIVILNGAPRSGKSSIANTMCSISGGAWQSIGVDSVLTTTPAEKLPGIGLRPGGERPDLEDFVRQAFIDLYDSVAAFSEQGENVVVDVGHHDSYTRSLGTLRSAARRLDRYPAWLIGVRCPLNVIMQRRDADGGDTYLGTSNYGEIPEPVRRWQTEVHRPGIYDMEMDTSVLTPDECAREILDRLEGDRPPSAMHRLAAGQARS
- a CDS encoding HAD hydrolase-like protein codes for the protein MTSSRAVVFDLFHTLVDPEDFRPPAFTRLEVLSVEIGIDLDAFSEFWAATSLERTTTGVRVVDLVDRFAGDLGLPLTTQQRLLTDDIMGRCQDRSIEKPRSEVSSLVVDLKARGWQLGLLSNCHEREVRAWPTSPLAPYFDTVGFSHVIGAKKPKREAYAYVLDRLDVPAARSAYVGNGQSDELVGAVEAGFALVVHYNAFDATNGLVTSAERERRADQAHVSVDTIEDLTVHFHGFTH
- a CDS encoding GNAT family N-acetyltransferase — encoded protein: MPVSLSVRVGRSADVARCREDDLVTQQQFEAVGHPDSCPWARFPIRRPNRRFTPGRVLVAEIGGQVVGWIFLTRSDGELCIGQLAVSPPSQCRGVGTSLVDAVIADALRGGERSILLSTQADVEWNQPWYERIGFEVVPPRQWTADMVAIAREQSEAGLDWDTRVHMRMRLTPALLPQVLVLR
- a CDS encoding NUDIX domain-containing protein; its protein translation is MDDPLTGYIRVKAICVFRNDGWLLAIDDFDPTKQQRFWVPVGGRVEFGETSNGAIRREVAEELSAEITDLGLLGVLENLFIFDGDDGHEIVFVYDARFVDESIYIREQVTVVEGDKTLIARWIDPVSPARGWPLYPEGLAELLGNTPT